In the Arachis ipaensis cultivar K30076 chromosome B10, Araip1.1, whole genome shotgun sequence genome, one interval contains:
- the LOC107624097 gene encoding uncharacterized protein LOC107624097 (The sequence of the model RefSeq protein was modified relative to this genomic sequence to represent the inferred CDS: added 67 bases not found in genome assembly), which produces MDPVLRENFSPPVSSDPEPLPRSCATELTRYTSASPSSAITVDNCASKDSSSRNFCAGAAAAADAASFPDILAEWTDKQHRQYLNSLEASFVNELHRSMSSRGWCLQNNTDQACKPRTIQNSHHMPRQSLALHDICRKKISFEKFSTMLESTADSHVLAGSQNGLTPVDRGCSLRETNTYDHVLLCDDGVHAGKCSSFSDRAQRRLEQQYSCCSSHPDLVASTAEVTDQNFNSEVAGSSCMPVAKKAKTDAAEASSNDQVVPFGIIHTLDASIDSYSASRNKGRELLSKLPESLHFSKSDLHHFLRGS; this is translated from the exons CCTGTGCTACCGAGTTGACTCGCTACACCTCCGCCTCCCCCTCTTCCGCCATCACCGTCGACAATTGCGCCTCCAAGGACTCCTCCTCGCGTAACTTCTGCGCTGGCGCCGCTGCTGCTGCCGATGCCGCTTCGTTTCCG gATATATTGGCAGAATGGACAGATAAACAGCACCGCCAATATCTTAACTCTTTAGAAGCTTCATTTGTGAATGAATTGCACCGTTCTATGAGTTCACGTGGTTGGTGTTTACAAAATAACACTGATCAAGCATGTAAACCCAGAACTATACAAAATTCACATCATATGCCCAGACAG TCTCTGGCTTTACATGACATCTGCCGGAAGAAGATCAgctttgaaaaattttcaactaTGCTAGAGAGTACAGCTGATTCTCATGTTCTTGCAGGAAGTCAAAATGGACTTACACCGGTAGATAGAGGATGCAGTTTGAGAGAAACTAATACCTATGACCATGTCTTGCTTTGTGATGATGGAGTTCATGCAGGAAAGTGTTCATCATTCTCCGACAGGGCACAAAGAAGATTGGAGCAGCAATACAGTTGCTGCTCATCCCATCCAGATTTGGTTGCTAGTACAGCAG aggtcACTGATCAAAACTTCAACAGTGAAGTAGCCGGGTCAAGCTGCATGCCTGTGGCGAAAAAAGCGAAGACAGATGCAGCCGAGGCTTCAAGCAATGATCAA GTTGTGCCTTTTGGAATAATTCACACGTTAGATGCTTCAATTGATTCTTATTCAGCCTCGAGAAACAAAGGACGTGAATTGCTATCCAAACTCCCAGAGAGCCTCCATTTCTCGAAGTCAGATCTGCATCACTTTCTAAGGGGTAGCTAA